One window from the genome of Nicotiana tomentosiformis chromosome 5, ASM39032v3, whole genome shotgun sequence encodes:
- the LOC104109871 gene encoding uncharacterized protein isoform X1, which translates to MPFPEKWNIPPVAQVPNAVPRLKEWVEGIVLQSPYSERSWRELSKGRWEAHSHGLSKDVTLRPPSGGEKFSAESPASSSPCSEKKKLRRRLVRKSKESIRARAPSSDALYRLRDESEEEGEAFDLMARVSLQLEGQRASEPKRGEAGLPQVREADKETVAEASRDMGNTPKKAHGVIDITESPSFTESMYNGALTVTERLNKEAHGADDPFRGFFVGMDSTATEDVTGLGDLEVQKKNPSSGTSGPSASPKLINRFPAPSVDPDRKRSIVISIPEDVRVLSTPVGMASYLRCLVTEKDQAKMNELDTPCLFNDAQQVLNRASVLHHETFLRYRDELNQLEAEVRGLTEKRNTYKLLSEQREGEAKSL; encoded by the exons ATGccgttccccgagaagtggaatataCCAC ctgtCGCTCAGGTTCCGAATGcagtccctcgactcaaggagtgggtcgagggcatcgtgtTACAAAGTCCATATTCCGAGCGATCATGGCGCGAACtttcaaagggtcggtgggaggcccaTTCTCATG GTTTATCCAAGGACGTGACACTGAGGCCTCCATCCGGTGGCGAGAAATTCTCCGCCGAGTCCCCTGCTTCGAGTTCTCCGTGCTCGGAGAAGAAGAAACTAAGGAGAAGGTTGGTGCGCAAATCCAAAGAAAGCATAAGAGCTCGAGCACCATCTTCGGATGCACTCTATCGGTTGAGGGACGAAtccgaagaagaaggagaagcctTCGATCTGATGGCTCGCGTGTCATTGCAACTCGAAGGGCAAAGGGCCTCCGAACCGAAGAGAGGCGAGGCCGGATTGCCTCAAGTTAGGGAGGCTGACAAGGAGACTGTGGCCGAAGCTTCCCGAGATATGGGCAATACCCCAAAGAAAGCACATGGTGTCATAGACATCACCGAGTCGCCCTCGTTCACCGAGTCCATGTATAATGGGGCTCTGACGGTGACGGAACGTCTCAATAAGGAGGCCCACGGAGCGGACGACCCCTTCCGCGGATTTTTTGTTGGCATGGATTCTACCGCCACGGAGGACGtcaccggattgggtgacttGGAGGTGCAGAAGAAAAATCCATCTTCAGGAACAAGCGGGCCTTCCGCAAGCCCGAAACTAATCAATCGGTTCCCAGCTCCGAGTGTGGATCCTGACCGGAAGCGATCGATCGTTATCTCTATTCCGGAGGATGTCCGGGTCCTCTCTACCCCCGTAGGGatggccagttaccttcggtgtcTAGTGACCGAGAAAGACCAAGCCAAGATGAACGAGCTGGACACGCCTTGCCTGTTCAACGACGCACAACAGGTGCTAAACCGG gcctcggtgcttcatcatgagacTTTTCTCCGATATCGGGATGAGCTAAACCAGCTTGAGGCCGAGGTTcgagggctcactgagaagagaaatacttacaaacttctcagcgagcagcgtgaaggggaggctaagagcctcTGA
- the LOC104109871 gene encoding uncharacterized protein isoform X2 → MPFPEKWNIPPVAQVPNAVPRLKEWVEGIVLQSPYSERSWRELSKGRWEAHSHGLSKDVTLRPPSGGEKFSAESPASSSPCSEKKKLRRRLVRKSKESIRARAPSSDALYRLRDESEEEGEAFDLMARVSLQLEGQRASEPKRGEAGLPQVREADKETVAEASRDMGNTPKKAHGVIDITESPSFTESMYNGALTVTERLNKEAHGADDPFRGFFVGMDSTATEDVTGLGDLEVQKKNPSSGTSGPSASPKLINRFPAPSVDPDRKRSIVISIPEDVRVLSTPVGMASYLRCLVTEKDQAKMNELDTPCLFNDAQQASVLHHETFLRYRDELNQLEAEVRGLTEKRNTYKLLSEQREGEAKSL, encoded by the exons ATGccgttccccgagaagtggaatataCCAC ctgtCGCTCAGGTTCCGAATGcagtccctcgactcaaggagtgggtcgagggcatcgtgtTACAAAGTCCATATTCCGAGCGATCATGGCGCGAACtttcaaagggtcggtgggaggcccaTTCTCATG GTTTATCCAAGGACGTGACACTGAGGCCTCCATCCGGTGGCGAGAAATTCTCCGCCGAGTCCCCTGCTTCGAGTTCTCCGTGCTCGGAGAAGAAGAAACTAAGGAGAAGGTTGGTGCGCAAATCCAAAGAAAGCATAAGAGCTCGAGCACCATCTTCGGATGCACTCTATCGGTTGAGGGACGAAtccgaagaagaaggagaagcctTCGATCTGATGGCTCGCGTGTCATTGCAACTCGAAGGGCAAAGGGCCTCCGAACCGAAGAGAGGCGAGGCCGGATTGCCTCAAGTTAGGGAGGCTGACAAGGAGACTGTGGCCGAAGCTTCCCGAGATATGGGCAATACCCCAAAGAAAGCACATGGTGTCATAGACATCACCGAGTCGCCCTCGTTCACCGAGTCCATGTATAATGGGGCTCTGACGGTGACGGAACGTCTCAATAAGGAGGCCCACGGAGCGGACGACCCCTTCCGCGGATTTTTTGTTGGCATGGATTCTACCGCCACGGAGGACGtcaccggattgggtgacttGGAGGTGCAGAAGAAAAATCCATCTTCAGGAACAAGCGGGCCTTCCGCAAGCCCGAAACTAATCAATCGGTTCCCAGCTCCGAGTGTGGATCCTGACCGGAAGCGATCGATCGTTATCTCTATTCCGGAGGATGTCCGGGTCCTCTCTACCCCCGTAGGGatggccagttaccttcggtgtcTAGTGACCGAGAAAGACCAAGCCAAGATGAACGAGCTGGACACGCCTTGCCTGTTCAACGACGCACAACAG gcctcggtgcttcatcatgagacTTTTCTCCGATATCGGGATGAGCTAAACCAGCTTGAGGCCGAGGTTcgagggctcactgagaagagaaatacttacaaacttctcagcgagcagcgtgaaggggaggctaagagcctcTGA